A window of the Lactuca sativa cultivar Salinas chromosome 7, Lsat_Salinas_v11, whole genome shotgun sequence genome harbors these coding sequences:
- the LOC111912852 gene encoding uncharacterized protein LOC111912852: protein MDSAISLEESIPESILQPFFSATNSSTLNKALENLIELARTKEGRSDLASKNMLNPTLQLCKLLSYPSSGNTLLLALKLIRNLCAGELRNQNSFIEQNGVDIVSNIISCKEIVNDSNHGLIRMGLQVVANVSLAGEEHQLVIWNHIYTLKFLEIAKIRRKETCDPLCMIIYACVEENHELLDKLCSDRVLPLLVEIIRTASEVGFGEDWVKLILSRTCIEESYFTPIFSNLQYPHPSIETTNTFTQEQSFLLSILSEMINEQLEHITLSKLFALDIFKILKTSLGVVDYASRPKSGLPTGSNDMDALGYSLCILRDICAFDPRNKEGHVDMLLSLGFIETFLDLLRELEPPSIIRKTMKDDENEETKTIKHSGKVCPYKGFRSDIVAVIGNCAYGRKRVQDEVREKNGILLMLQHCVTDDENPFLREWGIWGVRNLLEGNVENQRVVSELEIQGSVNLPELSNLGLRVDVDQLTRRAKLVNMA, encoded by the exons ATGGATTCTGCAATTTCATTGGAGGAATCTATACCAGAAAGCATCCTTCAACCTTTCTTTTCTGCTACAAATTCATCAACACTAAACAAAGCTTTGGAGAATCTAATAGAATTGGCTAGAACAAAAGAGGGTCGATCTGATCTTGCTTCCAAGAATATGCTCAACCCAACCCTTCAACTCTGTAAATTACTATCATACCCTTCTTCAGGCAACACACTTTTATTGGCTCTTAAACTCATCAGAAACCTATGTGCTGGAGAATTACGAAATCAGAATTCATTTATCGAACAAAATGGAGTTGATATTGTTTCGAATATAATCAGTTGTAAGGAAATTGTTAACGATTCAAATCATGGGCTTATTCGAATGGGATTACAAGTTGTAGCAAATGTTTCATTGGCTGGAGAGGAACATCAACTTGTTATATGGAATCATATTTATACTTTGAAGTTTCTTGAGATTGCAAAGATTAGAAGAAAAGAAACCTGTGACCCTTTGTGTATGATCATCTATGCCTGTGTTGAAGAGAACCATGAACTGCTTGACAAGTTGTGTTCGGATCGTGTTTTGCCACTTCTTGTTGAAATTATAAGAACTGCATCTGAAG TGGGGTTTGGAGAAGATTGGGTGAAGCTAATTCTTTCAAGAACATGCATTGAAGAATCTTACTTCACACCCATCTTCTCAAACTTACAATATCCTCATCCTTCTATTGAAACTACAAATACCTTCACACAAGAGCAATCCTTTTTGTTAAGCATCCTATCCGAAATGATAAACGAGCAACTCGAGCATATTACATTATCCAAGCTTTTCGCTTTAGATATTTTCAAGATCCTAAAAACCAGTTTAGGTGTTGTTGATTATGCTTCACGCCCAAAATCCGGTCTCCCAACCGGCTCAAATGACATGGATGCCCTCGGATACTCTCTCTGCATATTGAGAGACATCTGTGCATTTGACCCTCGCAACAAAGAGGGTCATGTGGATATGTTGCTTTCATTAGGGTTTATCGAAACGTTTCTTGATTTGCTTCGTGAACTTGAACCTCCTTCAATAATTAGGAAAACAATGAAAGACGATGAGAATGAAGAAACGAAAACAATCAAACATTCGGGTAAAGTATGCCCTTATAAGGGATTTCGTAGTGATATTGTTGCGGTTATTGGGAATTGTGCGTATGGGAGGAAGCGTGTTCAAGATGAGGTGAGGGAGAAGAATGGGATACTTTTGATGTTGCAGCATTGTGTCACGGATGATGAAAACCCGTTTTTGAGGGAGTGGGGTATTTGGGGTGTGAGGAATTTGTTGGAAGGGAATGTAGAGAATCAAAGGGTGGTTAGTGAGTTGGAAATCCAAGGGTCGGTTAACTTACCCGAGTTGTCTAATCTTGGGTTGCGGGTCGATGTCGATCAACTGACTCGACGTGCAAAGCTTGTAAACATGGCTTGA
- the LOC111912850 gene encoding pentatricopeptide repeat-containing protein At5g65560: protein MCAQPIKIYKAHKPFKIPIPPTLRLSSLPLQPMCRHIFALKWIGNSNLIVTWMMIRSTCILQQQAPDHFINKFKYFSSFLLHYSVPPSSPIEETGEDSASHLLSLLSLPNWQKNPRLKTLIPSISPSHITSLFNDNPNLKPQTALSFFNILSQRSNFRPSVESFASLLTILIKNRFLNVAEKIRISMVKACETDDDARFVLGFLRKMNADDDEEFECKFKLSIRCYNTLLMCLSRFSMIDDMKYVFLEMLDDKIMPNIYTYNSMVNGYCKLGKVDAAGLYVTKIAQAGLSPDTHTYTSLILGHCRNKDVDSAHKVFDVMPKKGCCRNEVSYTNLIHGFCEESRIDEALKLFHQMGDDNCFPTVRTFTVLISALSKSGRTAEAWALYSKMSEKSCEPNAHTYTVLIDAMCKEKKLNDARKLLYVMEAKGVEGTVVTYNALIDGFCKEGKVESAFEMLKRMEKKRLKPNVRTYNGLIGGYCKGDNIHKAMALLDKMMKMKLSPTVITYNLLINGQCKHNHVDSAYRLIGLMKENGVAPDEWTYSSLIEALCKRGSVEEAHLLLKEKGIKANEVTYTTLINGYFQIGKADLSMGLFKEMLTNDFSPNSWTYNVLIHGLCKEDKIQEALMLIGKMIKIGFEVEITTYTIFIEHLLKSFDFFEAHKLFNQLGASGLKPDVCTYTSFILAYCTQGMIKEAEDMMNEMIQKGVKPDTATYTVFIDAYSHAGQINCGFDFLKRMMDAGCEPSQHTYAIILKHLLRKNYKSNTGIDNVIPVNTVWKIMEFDDAIELFSEMVKRGCELKVNTFDALTKGLCKERRLEESLKLVNHMLTNGISPNESIYTSLVNCSCYLKMFDKALSLVNNMVENGILVDLESYKLLICGLYEEGKHEKGEEVFCSLLDGYNSDEVVWTILLDGLLKRGLVKRYFELVGVMEEKGCHLNRYTYQMLVDQMGV, encoded by the coding sequence ATGTGTGCCCAACCCATTAAGATTTACAAAGCCCACAAACCTTTCAAGATTCCAATTCCCCCTACCTTGCGTCTTTCTTCCCTTCCGCTGCAACCAATGTGCAGACACATCTTCGCCCTCAAATGGATTGGTAACTCGAACTTAATCGTTACATGGATGATGATACGATCAACATGCATCCTCCAGCAACAAGCCCCAGATCACTTCATCAACAAATTCAAATATTTCTCTTCATTTCTCCTCCATTACTCTGTGCCTCCTTCTTCACCCATTGAAGAAACGGGAGAAGATTCCGCATCTCATTTACTCTCTCTCCTCTCGCTACCCAATTGGCAGAAAAACCCAcgtctcaaaaccctaatcccatcGATTTCCCCATCACATATCACCTCTCTTTTCAACGATAACCCTAACTTGAAGCCACAAACAGctctttcatttttcaatatcTTGTCACAGAGATCTAATTTTAGACCTAGTGTTGAGTCTTTTGCATCACTGCTTACGATACTGATCAAGAATCGATTTTTAAATGTGGCTGAAAAGATCCGGATTTCGATGGTGAAGGCTTGCGAAACGGACGACGATGCGAGGTTTGTTTTGGGGTTTCTGAGAAAAATGAatgctgatgatgatgaagaatttGAATGCAAATTTAAGCTCAGTATTAGATGTTATAATACATTGTTAATGTGTTTATCAAGGTTTTCGATGATTGACGatatgaaatatgtgtttctagaGATGTTAGATGATAAAATCATGCCGAATATTTACACTTATAACTCCATGGTGAACGGATACTGTAAATTGGGGAAAGTTGATGCAGCTGGCCTGTATGTTACCAAGATTGCTCAAGCGGGGCTTAGTCCTGATACTCATACTTATACATCCTTGATTCTAGGCCATTGCAGGAATAAAGATGTCGATAGCGCACACAAGGTGTTCGATGTAATGCCTAAGAAAGGGTGTTGCAGAAACGAGGTTTCTTATACCAATTTAATTCATGGGTTTTGTGAAGAAAGTCGTATTGACGAAGCTCTGAAGTTATTTCACCAAATGGGAGATGATAATTGCTTCCCTACAGTCCGTACATTTACTGTTTTGATTTCTGCATTAAGTAAGTCAGGTAGAACAGCAGAAGCATGGGCTTTATATAGCAAAATGAGTGAGAAAAGTTGTGAGCCGAATGCCCATACTTACACTGTTCTCATAGATGCAATGTGTAAAGAGAAAAAGTTGAATGACGCACGAAAGTTATTATATGTAATGGAAGCTAAAGGAGTGGAGGGTACTGTTGTGACATATAATGCTTTGATTGATGGGTTTTGTAAGGAAGGAAAGGTCGAGAGTGCATTCGAGATGCTTAAAAGAATGGAAAAGAAAAGGTTAAAACCAAATGTCCGGACATACAACGGGTTGATTGGTGGGTATTGTAAAGGTGATAACATTCACAAGGCAATGGCATTGCTTGataagatgatgaagatgaaacTTTCACCTACTGTTATCACCTACAACTTGCTAATCAATGGACAATGTAAGCATAATCATGTTGATAGTGCTTATCGGTTAATCGGTTTGATGAAAGAAAATGGTGTTGCTCCTGATGAATGGACTTATAGTTCCCTAATTGAGGCTTTATGTAAACGAGGGAGCGTAGAAGAAGCTCATTTGTTGCTTAAAGAAAAGGGCATAAAAGCCAATGAAGTTACCTACACAACTCTTATAAACGGGTATTTCCAAATCGGGAAAGCGGATCTTAGCATGGGTCTGTTTAAAGAAATGTTGACCAATGATTTCTCACCGAATTCTTGGACGTATAATGTGCTGATTCATGGATTATGTAAAGAAGATAAGATTCAAGAAGCTTTAATGTTAATCGGGAAGATGATCAAGATAGGTTTTGAAGTGGAAATCACTACTTACACAATCTTTATCGAACATTTGTTAAAAAGTTTCGATTTTTTTGAAGCCCATAAGCTGTTCAACCAATTGGGTGCTTCTGGATTGAAGCCCGATGTTTGTACATACACTTCTTTTATACTTGCATATTGTACTCAAGGAATGATAAAAGAAGCAGAAGATATGATGAATGAAATGATTCAAAAAGGTGTCAAACCAGACACCGCCACATATACGGTTTTCATAGACGCGTATAGCCACGCGGGACAGATAAACTGTGGTTTTGATTTCTTAAAACGTATGATGGATGCTGGATGTGAGCCTTCACAACATACATACGCAATAATCTTGAAGCATCTTTTGAGGAAAAACTACAAGTCAAACACCGGAATCGACAATGTCATTCCGGTGAACACCGTGTGGAAGATAATGGAATTCGATGATGCAATCGAGCTGTTTTCGGAAATGGTCAAACGGGGTTGTGAATTGAAAGTCAACACGTTCGATGCGTTGACCAAGGGGTTGTGTAAAGAAAGGCGGTTGGAAGAATCTTTAAAGTTGGTGAATCATATGTTGACAAACGGGATTTCTCCAAATGAAAGTATATACACGTCTTTGGTGAATTGTTCGTGTTACTTGAAAATGTTTGATAAAGCATTGAGTTTAGTGAACAACATGGTTGAAAACGGGATTTTGGTAGATTTAGAGTCGTATAAGTTGCTTATTTGTGGGTTATATGAGGAAGGAAAGCATGAGAAGGGTGAGGAAGTGTTTTGTAGTTTGCTTGATGGGTATAATTCGGATGAGGTTGTTTGGACAATTCTTCTTGATGGGTTACTTAAACGAGGTTTGGTTAAAAGGTATTTTGAGCTTGTGGGTGTTATGGAGGAGAAAGGCTGTCATCTTAATCGATATACTTATCAAATGTTAGTTGACCAAATGGGTGTTTAA
- the LOC111912849 gene encoding phospholipase D gamma 1, producing MENNNNQYLYDPNFAPFPSTFNQPPYPPQNSAPYPPYPYPYPYQSQPPPPVGAPPPVYPPQPYPYQYPGYPYPFPTPSPTLETQLNNQESGGSGSTAAANHPHEDDNNLINQNPYENEPPLNHPGHHHSASYPSAGAPNLTGSLDSSSSQCLAIQQTASLDLASNQNYQIVPFAATPKKALKVLLLHGNLDILVHEAKNLPNMDVFHKAMGTSDPYVSIAITSAVVGRTYVLTNVENPIWNQRFNVPVAHHTAEIHFLVKDKDVMGSQLIGAVAIAVEHIYSGSKIEGFFPLINANGRPCKNGAGLALTMQYFPMARLSFYNFGVGVGPQYMGVPGTYFPLRRGGRVTLYQDAHVPNTTLPDIKLSEDVHYVHGTCWMDIFDAITNAQRLVYITGWSVWHKVRLVREEEEESPPTPLGDLLKAKAQEGVRVLLLVWDDPTSRNIMGYQTDGLMATHDEETRRFFKHSSVQVLLCPRMAGKKHGWMKKKKVGTIYTHHQKTVIVDTDAGNGKRRIISFIGGLDLCNGRYDTPQHPIFRTLTTLHSDDYHNPTFTGSVTGCPREPWHDLHSKIDGPAAYDIMTNFEERWIKASKPRGIKKLKATSDALLKLEKFPEILGANDEPCLSDEDPEGWHVQIFRSIDSNSVKGFPKDPHVATAKNLVCGKNVMIDMSIHSAYIKAIRSAQHFIYIENQYFIGSSYNWKSYRELGANNLIPMEIALKVASKIRAQERFAVYIVIPMWPEGVPTGSATQRILFWQNKTMQMMYQIIYKALVEVGLEEAFSPQDYLNFFCLGNREALSPTDSSHSHSPDNTPQGLARKGRRFMIYVHSKGMIVDDEFVLIGSANINQRSMEGTRDTEIAMGAYQPHHTWAKNLTDPRGQVHGYRMSLWAEHLGTVRECFEKPESIECVRQVRSMAEANWKQFAGDEICEINGHLMKYPVEVVRSGKVKSLPGFENFPDVGGQIIGSFLGIQENLTI from the exons ATGGAAAACAATAACAACCAGTATTTGTATGACCCTAATTTTGCCCCATTTCCATCCACTTTCAATCAACCTCCATATCCACCTCAAAATTCAGCTCCATATCCCCCATACCCTTACCCATATCCATACCaatcacaaccaccaccacctgtcGGAGCACCACCACCAGTATACCCTCCTCAACCCTATCCATATCAGTACCCGGGATACCCATATCCTTTCCCTACACCATCACCAACACTGGAAACTCAACTAAACAACCAAGAAAGTGGTGGCAGTGGGTCTACTGCCGCCGCTAACCACCCTCATGAAGATGACAACAACTTGATAAATCAAAATCCATATGAGAATGAACCACCTTTGAACCACCCGGGGCATCATCACAGTGCTTCTTATCCAAGTGCTGGAGCCCCAAATCTCACCGGGTCCCTCGATTCCTCTTCCTCCCAATGTCTTGCTATACAACAAACCGCTTCACTAGATTTAGCAAGCAATCAAAATTACCAAATCGTCCCCTTCGCTGCAACTCCTAAAAAGGCTCTAAAAGTCCTTCTCCTACATGGAAACCTTGATATTCTTGTCCACGAGGCGAAAAACCTTCCAAACATGGATGTGTTTCATAAAGCAATGGGGACAAGTGACCCTTATGTCTCAATTGCTATAACAAGTGCAGTTGTTGGAAGAACATATGTTCTTACAAACGTTGAAAATCCAATTTGGAATCAAAGATTTAATGTACCAGTTGCACATCACACTGCTGAAATCCATTTCCTTGTGAAAGATAAGGATGTTATGGGGTCACAACTTATAGGAGCTGTTGCAATAGCTGTTGAACATATATATTCGGGATCAAAAATCGAAGGTTTTTTCCCTTTAATTAATGCAAACGGAAGACCTTGTAAGAATGGAGCTGGTTTAGCACTCACAATGCAATATTTCCCAATGGCAAGATTGTCTTTTTACAACTTTGGAGTTGGAGTGGGACCTCAATATATGGGTGTTCCGGGGACTTATTTTCCTTTAAGGAGAGGAGGGAGGGTTACTCTGTATCAAGATGCACATGTCCCAAATACAACCCTCCCAGATATTAAGCTAAGTGAGGATGTGCATTATGTTCATGGGACTTGTTGGATGGATATATTTGATGCAATTACTAATGCACAACGTCTTGTTTACATAACGGGTTGGTCTGTGTGGCATAAAGTGAGATTAGTgcgtgaagaagaagaggaatcacCACCGACTCCTTTAGGAGATCTTTTGAAAGCAAAAGCACAAGAAGGTGTTAGGGTGTTGCTTCTTGTTTGGGATGACCCTACTTCAAGAAACATTATGGGCTACCAAACA GATGGATTAATGGCTACACATGATGAAGAAACAAGGCGATTTTTCAAACATTCTTCAGTGCAAGTCTTGCTTTGTCCTCGTATGGCTGGAAAAAAGCATGGctggatgaagaagaag aaagttGGAACTATATATACACATCATCAGAAAACCGTGATTGTCGATACAGATGCTGGAAATGGTAAAAGAAGAATCATATCTTTTATTGGAGGACTTGACCTTTGTAATGGGCGATATGATACTCCACAACATCCCATATTCAGGACTTTAACAACTCTTCATTCAGATGACTATCATAATCCAACTTTCACA GGGAGTGTTACTGGTTGTCCAAGAGAACCATGGCATGATTTGCATAGTAAAATTGATGGGCCCGCAGCGTATGACATTATGACAAACTTTGAGGAAAGATGGATAAAGGCTTCAAAGCCTAGGGGTATTAAAAAACTTAAGGCTACATCTGATGCTTTATTGAAGTTGGAAAAGTTTCCTGAAATTTTGGGTGCAAATGATGAACCTTGCCTTAGTGATGAAGACCCTGAAGGGTGGCATGTACAG ATTTTCCGTTCGATTGATTCAAACTCTGTTAAAGGATTTCCAAAGGATCCACATGTAGCTACAGCCAAG AATCTGGTTTGTGGAAAGAATGTGATGATTGATATGAGCATACATTCTGCTTACATAAAAGCCATTCGTTCTGCACAACATTTCATCTATATTGAAAATCAATATTTTATTGGATCTTCATACAATTGGAAGTCTTACAGAGAGTTGG GTGCCAATAATTTAATTCCAATGGAGATTGCACTTAAGGTTGCTAGTAAAATCAGAGCACAAGAAAGATTTGCTGTGTATATTGTGATCCCCATGTGGCCAGAGGGTGTCCCCACGGGGTCCGCAACTCAAAGGATTTTATTTTGGCAG AACAAAACAATGCAAATGATGTATCAAATTATCTACAAGGCTTTGGTGGAGGTTGGTCTTGAAGAGGCGTTTTCACCACAAGATTATTTAAATTTCTTTTGTCTTGGAAACCGTGAAGCCCTGAGCCCGACTGATAGTTCACATAGCCATTCTCCTGATAATACTCCTCAG ggaCTTGCCCGAAAGGGCCGGAGGTTCATGATCTATGTTCATTCGAAAGGAATGATAGTGGATGATGAGTTTGTGCTTATAGGCTCTGCAAACATAAATCAACGCTCTATGGAGGGAACTCGAGACACTGAAATTGCAATGGGAGCTTATCAACCTCATCATACTTGGGCTAAAAACCTCACGGATCCACGTGGACAG GTTCACGGGTATAGAATGTCACTATGGGCAGAACATCTTGGGACGGTTCGGGAGTGTTTTGAAAAACCGGAGTCAATTGAATGTGTAAGACAGGTTCGGTCAATGGCTGAGGCCAACTGGAAACAGTTTGCAGGAGATGAGATATGTGAAATAAATGGTCATCTTATGAAGTATCCTGTGGAGGTTGTTCGAAGTGGCAAAGTCAAATCTCTTCCTGGATTCGAGAACTTTCCGGATGTAGGAGGTCAAATCATTGGCTCCTTCCTTGGGATTCAAGAGAATTTGACTATTTGA